A portion of the Streptococcus urinalis 2285-97 genome contains these proteins:
- a CDS encoding DUF3114 domain-containing protein codes for MKTFKISDQEATTVEKDILSKTNQLRQKGWSKKTVEMVFLKKTKKEKTLKEYQSLLSSRFQNDLLFGSSDFQEMWLSQMNQANTQKMKKLLSIAMKTIGMPDDLSGKQTETQQLLTHFSPSLAPDDPFWKDISKSVQKAFPRQSLLAKGTLNQQVHQFRYVISAQQAQWIRHHIKKSGETDAQALARYLKNMDEMNTFLEEQGIDKSDYYFDYSYSESSRLHNKIALSTRNASHYIKIYPDGKLRTNYKIVLHFYSEFILDNEGQFVNELDPEHQTENGIINGASFNYADRNNSRHRELDVFPVSHHDPTFRIKAYRKYPYPIKVPISY; via the coding sequence ATGAAAACCTTTAAGATTTCAGATCAAGAAGCAACAACTGTTGAAAAAGATATTTTATCTAAAACCAATCAATTGAGACAAAAAGGTTGGAGTAAAAAGACCGTAGAAATGGTTTTTCTTAAAAAAACAAAGAAAGAAAAGACTCTTAAAGAATATCAGTCACTCTTATCAAGTCGTTTTCAAAATGATTTACTGTTTGGGTCTAGTGATTTCCAAGAGATGTGGCTATCTCAGATGAATCAAGCAAATACTCAAAAAATGAAAAAATTATTAAGTATTGCAATGAAGACCATTGGTATGCCAGATGACCTCTCTGGGAAACAGACTGAAACCCAGCAATTATTAACTCACTTTTCACCATCACTAGCACCAGATGATCCTTTTTGGAAAGATATCTCTAAAAGTGTTCAAAAAGCATTTCCTAGACAGAGCTTATTAGCAAAAGGGACATTAAATCAGCAAGTCCATCAATTTCGCTATGTGATTTCAGCTCAACAAGCACAATGGATCCGTCATCATATAAAAAAGTCTGGCGAAACAGATGCACAAGCTCTAGCTAGATACCTTAAAAATATGGATGAGATGAATACCTTTTTGGAAGAACAAGGTATTGATAAATCAGATTACTATTTTGATTATAGTTATAGTGAATCGTCAAGATTACATAATAAAATCGCCTTATCAACAAGAAATGCCTCTCATTATATAAAGATATATCCAGATGGTAAGTTAAGAACAAATTATAAAATCGTTTTACACTTTTATTCTGAATTTATTCTTGATAATGAAGGACAATTTGTAAATGAATTGGATCCTGAACACCAAACTGAAAATGGCATCATTAATGGAGCTAGCTTTAATTATGCAGATCGCAATAATTCTAGGCATAGAGAATTGGATGTTTTTCCTGTCAGTCATCATGATCCGACATTTAGAATCAAAGCTTATAGAAAGTACCCATATCCTATTAAAGTACCCATATCCTATTAA
- a CDS encoding PTS sugar transporter subunit IIC, translated as MDIILAPLNWFSQNILQNPAFFVGLLVLIGYLLLKKPFHEVFAGFIKATVGYLILNVGAGGLVSTFRPILVALASKFHLKAAVIDPYFGLAAANAKLETMGFISVATTALLIGFGVNILLVALRKITKVRTLFITGHIMVQQAATISVFVLLLIPKFQNAFGAWAVGIICGLYWAVSSNMTVEPTQRLTGSGGFAIGHQQQFAIWFVDKVAPFFGKKEENLDNLKLPAFLSIFHDTVVASATLMLVFFGGILAVLGPDIMSNVKLIGPGAFVPAKQAFFMYILQTSLTFSVYLFILMQGVRMFVAELTNAFQGISNKLLPGSFPAVDVAASYGFGSANAVLSGFAFGLIGQLITIALLVIFKNPILIITGFVPVFFDNAAIAVYADKRGGWKAAVALSFISGVLQVALGAIAVGLLGLKGGYHGNIDLVLPWLPIGYIFKYLGIAGYVIACLFFLAIPQLQFAKAKDKEAYYRGEAQAED; from the coding sequence ATGGATATTATCCTAGCTCCCCTAAATTGGTTCTCGCAAAATATTTTGCAAAATCCAGCATTCTTTGTAGGTCTTTTAGTTTTAATTGGATACCTACTTTTGAAAAAGCCATTTCATGAAGTCTTTGCTGGTTTTATAAAAGCCACAGTTGGTTATTTAATTTTGAATGTTGGTGCAGGTGGACTTGTTAGCACATTTAGACCAATCTTAGTGGCATTAGCTAGTAAGTTTCATTTGAAAGCAGCTGTTATTGATCCTTATTTTGGTTTAGCTGCTGCCAATGCAAAACTTGAAACAATGGGATTCATAAGTGTTGCTACAACAGCTTTGTTGATAGGATTTGGTGTTAATATTCTATTAGTTGCACTTCGTAAGATTACAAAAGTACGTACTCTATTTATCACTGGTCATATCATGGTACAACAAGCAGCAACGATTTCTGTCTTTGTACTATTGTTAATTCCAAAATTCCAAAATGCTTTTGGAGCGTGGGCAGTTGGTATTATCTGTGGTTTGTATTGGGCAGTAAGTTCAAATATGACTGTTGAACCAACACAACGTTTAACAGGTAGCGGTGGATTTGCTATTGGACATCAACAACAATTTGCTATTTGGTTTGTTGATAAAGTGGCTCCATTCTTTGGTAAAAAAGAAGAAAATCTTGATAACTTAAAATTACCAGCATTCCTATCTATTTTCCATGACACTGTTGTTGCTTCAGCAACGTTAATGCTTGTCTTCTTTGGTGGTATCTTAGCTGTGCTTGGTCCAGATATTATGTCAAATGTGAAATTGATCGGTCCAGGAGCTTTTGTTCCAGCAAAACAAGCATTCTTCATGTATATTCTTCAAACATCACTAACATTCTCTGTTTATCTCTTCATTTTGATGCAAGGTGTTAGAATGTTCGTTGCTGAATTGACAAATGCCTTCCAAGGTATCTCTAATAAATTACTTCCAGGTTCATTCCCAGCGGTTGACGTTGCTGCTTCATATGGTTTTGGATCTGCTAACGCTGTACTTTCAGGATTCGCATTTGGTTTGATTGGACAATTAATCACAATTGCTCTTCTCGTTATTTTCAAAAATCCAATTCTAATTATTACTGGATTTGTACCAGTATTCTTCGATAACGCTGCAATTGCAGTTTATGCTGATAAACGTGGTGGATGGAAAGCAGCAGTTGCCTTATCATTCATCTCTGGTGTTTTACAAGTTGCACTTGGTGCCATCGCTGTTGGTCTCTTAGGCCTTAAAGGTGGTTACCATGGAAATATCGACCTTGTTTTACCATGGTTACCAATTGGTTATATCTTTAAATACCTTGGTATTGCAGGATACGTTATTGCTTGTCTCTTCTTCTTAGCTATTCCACAATTACAATTTGCTAAAGCTAAAGACAAAGAAGCTTATTATCGTGGTGAAGCTCAAGCAGAAGATTAA
- a CDS encoding PTS sugar transporter subunit IIB codes for MVKVLTACGNGMGSSMVIKMKVENALRQLGVTDIQSASCSVGEAKGLASGYDIVVASNHLIHELDGRTQGHLVGLDNLMDDNEIKTKLQAIL; via the coding sequence ATGGTTAAAGTTCTTACTGCATGCGGAAATGGCATGGGTTCATCAATGGTTATTAAAATGAAAGTTGAAAATGCACTTCGTCAACTTGGTGTTACAGATATCCAATCTGCATCATGCTCAGTCGGTGAAGCAAAAGGCTTGGCTTCAGGTTATGATATCGTTGTCGCATCAAATCATCTTATTCATGAATTAGATGGCCGTACACAAGGACACTTGGTTGGCTTAGACAATTTGATGGATGATAATGAAATCAAAACAAAATTGCAAGCTATATTATAG
- a CDS encoding PTS sugar transporter subunit IIA: MNLKKAFIENDSIRLGLSASTWEEAVQLSVQPLIESGAVTEEYYHAIIDSTNEHGPYYILMPGMAMPHARPEAGVKRDAFSLITLTEPVKFSDGKDVQVLLALAATSSKIHTSVAIPQIIALFELEDSIQRLVDCKTADEVLAMVEESKNSPYLEGLDLES, encoded by the coding sequence ATGAACTTAAAAAAAGCTTTTATTGAAAATGATTCAATAAGACTAGGTCTCAGTGCTTCTACATGGGAAGAAGCAGTTCAATTATCTGTTCAACCACTGATTGAAAGTGGTGCTGTTACTGAAGAATATTACCATGCTATTATTGACTCTACTAACGAACATGGTCCTTACTATATTTTAATGCCTGGTATGGCCATGCCTCATGCAAGACCTGAAGCTGGTGTTAAAAGAGATGCTTTCTCACTAATAACATTGACAGAACCTGTTAAGTTTTCAGATGGAAAAGATGTTCAAGTGTTACTTGCTTTAGCTGCAACAAGTTCAAAGATTCATACTTCTGTGGCTATTCCACAAATCATTGCTTTATTTGAACTTGAGGATTCCATTCAACGATTAGTTGATTGCAAAACAGCTGATGAAGTTCTTGCAATGGTTGAAGAATCAAAAAACAGTCCCTACTTAGAAGGACTTGACTTAGAAAGTTAA
- a CDS encoding 3-keto-L-gulonate-6-phosphate decarboxylase UlaD, with protein MTKQLPNLQVALDHSDLQGAIKAAVSVGNEVDVIEAGTVCLLQVGSELVEVLRSLFPEKTIVADTKCADAGGTVAANNAKRGADWMTCICCATIPTMKAALKAIKEERGEKGEIQIELYGDWTFEQAQQWLDAGISQAIYHQSRDALLAGETWGEKDLNKVKKLIEMGFRVSVTGGLSVDTLKLFEGVDVFTFIAGRGITEAANPAQAARDFKDEIKRIWG; from the coding sequence ATGACCAAACAATTACCAAATTTACAAGTTGCCTTAGACCATTCTGATTTACAAGGAGCTATTAAAGCTGCCGTTTCCGTTGGCAATGAAGTTGATGTTATTGAAGCTGGTACAGTTTGTTTATTACAAGTTGGTAGTGAATTAGTAGAAGTACTTCGTAGCTTATTCCCAGAAAAAACAATTGTTGCTGACACAAAATGTGCCGATGCTGGTGGTACAGTTGCTGCCAACAATGCCAAACGAGGAGCTGACTGGATGACTTGTATTTGTTGTGCAACGATTCCAACGATGAAAGCTGCCCTTAAAGCAATCAAAGAAGAACGTGGAGAAAAAGGTGAAATCCAAATTGAACTTTACGGTGATTGGACTTTTGAACAAGCACAACAATGGTTAGATGCTGGTATATCACAAGCAATTTACCACCAATCACGCGATGCGCTACTTGCTGGTGAAACTTGGGGTGAAAAAGACCTTAATAAAGTGAAGAAATTAATTGAAATGGGCTTCCGTGTTTCTGTAACAGGCGGTTTGTCAGTTGATACCTTAAAGTTATTTGAAGGTGTTGATGTATTTACCTTTATTGCAGGACGTGGTATTACTGAAGCTGCAAATCCAGCTCAAGCTGCACGTGACTTTAAAGATGAAATTAAACGTATTTGGGGGTAA
- a CDS encoding L-ribulose-5-phosphate 3-epimerase: MTRPIGIYEKATPKGMSWLERLNFAKGLGFNFVEMSVDESDDRLARLEWTKEERLDIVKAIYETGVRIPTICFSGHRRYPLGSNDPEIEAKSLDLMKKCIELAQDLGVRTIQLAGYDVYYEEKSPETRARFIKNLRQSCTWAEEAQVILAIEIMDDPFINSIEKYLAVEKEIDSPYLFVYPDTGNVSAWHNDLWSEFYNGHQSIAALHLKDTYAVTENSKGQFRDVPFGQGCVDWESMFDVLKKTNYNGPFLIEMWSENCDTVEETRNAIKEAQAFLYPLIEKAGLI; encoded by the coding sequence ATGACTCGCCCAATTGGTATTTATGAAAAGGCTACTCCAAAAGGAATGTCTTGGCTAGAGCGTCTTAATTTTGCAAAAGGACTTGGCTTTAACTTCGTGGAAATGTCTGTTGATGAATCAGATGACCGCCTAGCACGTTTAGAATGGACTAAAGAGGAGCGTCTTGATATTGTTAAAGCTATTTATGAAACAGGTGTTCGCATTCCAACTATTTGTTTCTCAGGACACAGGCGTTATCCTTTAGGGTCAAATGATCCTGAAATTGAAGCAAAATCATTAGATTTAATGAAAAAATGTATTGAGTTAGCACAGGATCTAGGTGTGCGGACTATTCAATTAGCAGGCTATGATGTTTATTATGAAGAAAAATCACCTGAAACAAGAGCTCGTTTTATAAAAAATTTGAGACAATCTTGTACTTGGGCAGAAGAGGCTCAAGTTATCCTTGCAATTGAAATTATGGACGATCCTTTTATCAATTCCATTGAAAAATACTTGGCTGTAGAAAAAGAAATTGATTCACCTTATTTATTTGTTTATCCAGATACTGGTAATGTCTCAGCTTGGCACAATGATTTATGGAGTGAATTTTATAATGGACATCAATCAATTGCAGCCCTACATTTAAAAGATACTTATGCTGTTACAGAAAACTCCAAAGGACAATTTAGAGATGTTCCTTTTGGTCAAGGTTGTGTTGATTGGGAATCAATGTTTGATGTCCTTAAAAAGACAAATTATAATGGTCCATTTTTAATTGAAATGTGGTCTGAAAATTGTGATACAGTTGAAGAAACACGCAATGCAATCAAAGAAGCACAAGCATTCTTGTATCCACTCATTGAGAAAGCAGGTTTAATATAA
- a CDS encoding L-ribulose-5-phosphate 4-epimerase, translating to MAKDLREMRERVCAANKSLPAHGLVKFTWGNVSEVCRELGLIVIKPSGVDYDKLTPENMVVTDLDGNIVEGDLNPSSDLPTHVELYKAWPEVGGIVHTHSTEAVGWAQAGRDIPFYGTTHADYFYGPVPCARSLTEHEVNSAYEKETGTVILEEFTNRGLDPMAVPGIVVRNHGPFTWGKTPEQAVYHSVVLEEVAKMNRFTEQINPRVEPAPKYIMDKHYLRKHGPNAYYGQKGDAH from the coding sequence ATGGCAAAAGATTTAAGAGAAATGAGAGAACGCGTGTGTGCGGCAAATAAATCATTACCAGCACATGGATTAGTAAAATTTACTTGGGGCAATGTTTCTGAAGTTTGTCGAGAATTAGGTTTGATTGTTATCAAACCATCAGGCGTTGATTACGATAAATTAACTCCCGAAAATATGGTTGTTACCGATTTAGATGGCAATATTGTCGAAGGTGACTTAAATCCATCTTCTGATTTACCCACTCATGTTGAGCTTTATAAAGCATGGCCAGAAGTTGGTGGTATTGTACACACACACTCAACTGAAGCAGTTGGTTGGGCTCAAGCAGGTCGTGATATTCCTTTTTATGGAACCACTCATGCAGACTATTTCTATGGGCCAGTGCCTTGTGCGCGTTCACTAACTGAACATGAAGTAAATTCTGCTTATGAAAAAGAAACAGGTACAGTAATCCTTGAAGAATTTACGAATCGTGGTTTAGATCCAATGGCAGTTCCAGGCATTGTCGTTCGTAACCACGGTCCATTTACTTGGGGTAAAACACCAGAGCAAGCTGTCTATCATTCTGTTGTCTTAGAAGAAGTGGCTAAAATGAACCGTTTCACTGAGCAGATTAACCCAAGAGTTGAACCAGCTCCAAAATATATCATGGATAAACATTACCTTCGCAAACATGGTCCAAATGCATACTATGGTCAAAAAGGTGATGCTCATTAA
- a CDS encoding BglG family transcription antiterminator, with translation MIILDKKSYELLFYLIKLEEPETVMAISKTLGQSRRKIYYHLDKINEALPKEVNQIISYPRIGVVLDQDQKEACKDLLADIDDYSYVMSVEERMQLITAFIAVSMERVTIDKLMQLTEVSRNTVLNDLNDIRRHLENEQFQIKLVATKTCGYFLESHPLSKFQFFYKLLSDIDNQANQNFVKLFNQKLRTFIAVEDYFPQVVLDDVGKYLMHSQSQLGKKINSQDVQFMIRSFPYILLCYRNMFLTDLEKESVHQDFDLIYKRKEYTLANGLAQYLEDSYQFKLDYNEIGIIAMLLLSFRKDRDSHLESHDYDDMRLTLVTFLDVLTSHYGLQFNHKKLLLDQLLTHCKALVYRKNYGIFSSNPLTEYIKEKYAALFEMTQSAVSILEKAWSIKLNDDDISYITVHIGGEVRRSHCQEQKRTIILVCDDGIGLQKLLLQQCKQYLPNHDIEAVFTTEQFHSVRDLITSDLVITTTDALDSPIPTLLVHSILTDNDKIRLIRFVRQKGQVSDNDISTAIEKCIRPYIKDEGDLYVLKSQIEKIINQELLLDIYR, from the coding sequence ATGATTATTTTAGATAAAAAAAGTTATGAGCTCCTTTTCTATCTTATCAAATTGGAAGAACCTGAAACGGTAATGGCTATTTCAAAGACTTTGGGTCAGTCAAGACGTAAAATTTATTATCATCTTGATAAAATTAATGAAGCACTGCCTAAAGAAGTGAACCAGATTATCTCTTATCCAAGGATAGGAGTTGTTCTTGATCAAGATCAAAAAGAAGCTTGTAAAGATTTATTAGCTGACATAGATGATTATAGTTATGTTATGAGCGTTGAAGAGAGAATGCAACTCATAACAGCTTTTATTGCAGTTTCTATGGAACGCGTGACAATAGATAAGTTAATGCAATTGACAGAAGTGTCGCGTAACACTGTTTTAAATGATCTAAATGATATTAGGCGGCATCTTGAAAATGAACAATTTCAAATTAAGCTTGTTGCAACCAAAACTTGCGGGTATTTTTTAGAATCTCATCCGCTATCAAAATTTCAATTCTTTTACAAACTCTTAAGCGATATCGATAACCAAGCTAATCAAAATTTTGTAAAACTTTTTAATCAAAAGTTACGTACTTTTATTGCTGTTGAGGACTATTTTCCTCAAGTTGTTCTAGATGATGTTGGCAAATATTTGATGCACTCACAAAGTCAACTTGGAAAAAAAATCAATAGTCAAGACGTGCAATTTATGATTAGAAGTTTTCCCTATATTTTGCTTTGTTATCGAAATATGTTCTTGACGGATTTAGAAAAAGAATCGGTACATCAAGACTTTGATCTGATTTATAAACGCAAGGAATATACCCTTGCCAATGGTTTAGCACAATATTTAGAGGATTCTTATCAATTCAAGCTAGATTATAATGAAATTGGTATTATCGCAATGCTTTTGCTGTCTTTTAGAAAAGATAGAGACAGTCATCTTGAAAGTCATGATTATGATGATATGCGGTTAACTCTGGTAACCTTTCTAGATGTATTGACGAGTCACTATGGATTACAATTCAATCATAAGAAATTATTGCTTGACCAGCTTTTAACCCATTGTAAGGCCTTAGTATACCGAAAAAATTATGGCATATTTTCAAGCAATCCATTGACAGAGTACATCAAAGAAAAATATGCAGCATTATTTGAAATGACTCAAAGTGCTGTTTCGATTTTAGAAAAAGCTTGGTCAATTAAACTGAACGATGATGATATTTCTTATATAACGGTTCATATTGGTGGCGAAGTGAGACGGAGTCATTGTCAGGAACAAAAGAGGACTATCATCTTAGTTTGTGATGATGGCATAGGTTTACAAAAATTACTCTTACAACAATGTAAACAATATTTACCCAATCATGACATTGAAGCAGTCTTTACCACTGAGCAGTTCCATAGTGTTAGAGATTTAATTACCTCGGATTTGGTTATTACAACTACAGATGCCCTTGATTCACCAATCCCAACCTTATTAGTTCATAGTATTCTCACTGATAATGATAAGATCAGATTAATCCGCTTTGTCAGACAAAAAGGTCAAGTATCTGATAATGATATTTCAACTGCAATTGAAAAATGTATAAGACCCTATATCAAAGATGAAGGAGACCTTTACGTTCTAAAATCTCAGATTGAAAAGATTATCAATCAAGAACTACTATTAGATATCTATCGCTAA
- a CDS encoding transglutaminase domain-containing protein encodes MTKEQHQEYLQYLRKWTKDNISATDSEVTKIDKIQDFIMTNFHYANTKVGGYTQTGISVQTPYVFIKDKEAVCQAYAQMFKDMGQLAGLDVYYIQGFGDPYMGADSLHAWNIVKVDGKFYHVDLTWNDTIDKTSKNHTFTLRGNDFMKKTHRWNAVYNISNEDYQGYNRSLPVATQSGTVLRNHAGVALSSQMI; translated from the coding sequence ATGACAAAAGAACAGCACCAAGAATATCTGCAGTATCTAAGAAAATGGACGAAAGATAATATCTCAGCCACTGACTCTGAGGTCACTAAAATTGATAAGATTCAAGATTTCATCATGACCAATTTCCATTATGCCAATACAAAAGTTGGTGGTTACACACAAACAGGTATATCTGTGCAAACACCGTACGTATTTATTAAAGATAAAGAAGCTGTTTGTCAGGCGTATGCACAAATGTTCAAAGATATGGGACAATTAGCAGGTCTTGACGTTTATTACATCCAAGGATTTGGAGATCCGTATATGGGTGCTGATAGCCTTCACGCTTGGAATATTGTCAAAGTTGATGGCAAGTTTTATCATGTTGACCTAACGTGGAATGATACTATCGATAAGACAAGTAAAAACCATACTTTTACATTGCGTGGCAATGATTTTATGAAAAAAACGCACCGTTGGAATGCCGTTTATAATATTTCAAATGAAGATTATCAAGGCTACAATAGAAGTCTACCAGTTGCGACTCAATCTGGAACTGTTCTTAGAAATCATGCAGGAGTAGCCCTTTCAAGTCAAATGATTTAA
- the ulaG gene encoding L-ascorbate 6-phosphate lactonase, translating to MAKVQDITRESWILSTFPEWGTWLNEEIEAEVVPEGNFAMWWLGNCGIWVKTPGGANIVMDLWSNRGKSTKKVKDMVRGHQMANMAGVRKLQPNLRVQPMVIDPFAINELDYYLVSHFHSDHIDINTAAAIVNNPKLDHVKFIGPYECGEIWKKWGVPEDRIIIVKPGDSIELKDMKITAVESFDRTCLVTLPVEGADAQDGELKGLAVTDEEMARKAVNYVFETPGGTIYHGADSHFSNYFAKHGRDFKIDVALNNYGENPLGIQDKMTSVDLLRMAENLRAKVIIPVHYDIWSNFMASTDEILELWKMRKERLQYDFHPFIWEVGGKYTYPQDQNRIEYHHPRGFDDCFLEDSNIQFKALL from the coding sequence ATGGCTAAAGTACAAGATATTACACGTGAATCATGGATTCTAAGCACTTTCCCAGAATGGGGAACATGGTTGAATGAAGAAATTGAAGCAGAAGTTGTGCCAGAAGGCAATTTTGCAATGTGGTGGCTAGGAAACTGTGGTATCTGGGTGAAAACACCTGGTGGAGCCAACATCGTTATGGACCTTTGGTCAAACCGTGGAAAATCAACTAAAAAAGTAAAAGACATGGTACGCGGACATCAAATGGCTAACATGGCAGGTGTTCGTAAGTTGCAACCAAATCTCCGTGTGCAACCTATGGTAATTGATCCATTTGCCATTAATGAGTTAGATTACTACCTTGTATCACATTTCCATAGTGATCATATTGACATCAATACAGCAGCTGCTATTGTTAATAATCCAAAATTAGATCATGTAAAATTTATTGGTCCATACGAATGTGGTGAAATTTGGAAAAAATGGGGAGTCCCAGAAGATCGAATTATTATAGTCAAACCTGGTGACAGTATCGAATTAAAAGACATGAAGATTACAGCAGTTGAATCATTTGACCGCACTTGTCTTGTCACTTTGCCAGTTGAAGGTGCTGATGCACAAGACGGAGAATTAAAAGGACTAGCTGTTACTGATGAAGAAATGGCACGTAAAGCCGTAAACTATGTTTTTGAAACACCTGGCGGAACAATCTATCATGGTGCAGACTCTCATTTCTCAAATTATTTTGCAAAACATGGACGTGATTTCAAAATTGATGTTGCATTGAATAACTATGGTGAAAACCCTCTAGGAATTCAAGACAAAATGACTTCAGTTGACTTGCTTCGTATGGCTGAAAATCTCCGTGCAAAAGTAATCATTCCTGTTCACTATGATATTTGGTCAAACTTTATGGCTTCAACAGATGAAATTTTGGAACTTTGGAAAATGCGTAAAGAACGTCTTCAATATGATTTCCATCCATTTATCTGGGAAGTTGGTGGAAAATACACTTATCCACAAGATCAAAATAGAATTGAATATCATCACCCACGTGGATTTGATGATTGCTTCTTAGAAGACTCAAACATTCAATTTAAAGCTTTGCTTTAA
- a CDS encoding FMN-binding protein, with amino-acid sequence MRKKIIGYLIASIAIVAAFIDGYVLFFKNKTEAESQTTINQASQKTSSSDTSSSSTESSSSEKSSSSSTLKDGTYTGDSTSTEWGDVQVQITISSGKISSIKVLAYPDSHQKSIMINEQVLPVYKSEALSAQSANIDQVSGATETYKGFTGSLQSAITQAES; translated from the coding sequence ATGCGAAAAAAGATTATAGGTTATTTAATAGCAAGCATTGCTATTGTGGCAGCTTTTATCGATGGCTATGTCTTATTTTTTAAAAATAAAACGGAAGCAGAAAGTCAGACAACAATAAATCAAGCGAGTCAGAAAACAAGTAGTTCAGATACCAGCTCAAGTAGTACAGAATCTTCTAGTTCAGAAAAAAGTTCTAGCAGTTCAACATTAAAAGATGGTACCTATACAGGTGATTCGACTAGTACAGAATGGGGCGATGTCCAAGTGCAAATTACCATCAGCTCAGGAAAGATAAGTTCAATTAAGGTATTAGCTTATCCAGATAGTCATCAAAAATCAATTATGATAAATGAGCAAGTTTTACCCGTCTATAAAAGTGAAGCTTTAAGTGCACAAAGTGCCAATATAGATCAAGTTTCTGGTGCAACAGAGACTTATAAAGGATTTACAGGCTCACTTCAAAGTGCAATCACGCAAGCAGAAAGCTAG
- a CDS encoding FAD:protein FMN transferase → MKKSLKPLLNDDLIIAVCLNGGGDMQMATKENVNFTWKIGIEDPDKINKYCATVELANGALATSGFSKRGRHVKQKNNSQVKQVTIVSKDLSVADVWATAGLSGTSDDLKDMISKNHLSGFFVDHYGPQFFDYGELRV, encoded by the coding sequence TTGAAAAAGTCTTTAAAACCCTTGTTAAATGATGACTTAATCATTGCAGTTTGTTTGAATGGTGGAGGTGACATGCAAATGGCAACTAAAGAAAATGTTAATTTTACATGGAAAATTGGAATTGAAGATCCTGATAAAATAAATAAATACTGTGCGACAGTTGAGCTAGCAAATGGTGCCTTAGCAACTTCTGGGTTTAGTAAAAGAGGACGACATGTGAAACAAAAGAATAATAGTCAAGTTAAACAAGTAACCATTGTTAGTAAAGATTTGAGTGTTGCTGATGTCTGGGCAACAGCAGGTTTATCTGGGACAAGTGATGATTTAAAAGATATGATTTCTAAGAATCATCTTTCAGGCTTTTTTGTTGATCACTACGGTCCACAGTTTTTTGATTATGGAGAATTAAGAGTATGA